In Rhodamnia argentea isolate NSW1041297 chromosome 11, ASM2092103v1, whole genome shotgun sequence, one genomic interval encodes:
- the LOC125312903 gene encoding probable leucine-rich repeat receptor-like protein kinase At1g35710 produces MSWPLLSNLAFLGLPSSDLTGIIPLQICALPKLRHLNLSHNHLTGDLPLCLQNLAMLEVIDIHTNMLDSPIPPELGNLKRLIYLDLSFNALRGTIPSTLGHLDYVNLSHNRLTGKIPNNLAHVHYGAFNDNEGLEKADGPKRMARIILMMVLIPLVAILVLGPLIILRRRTKCMRSEIATKNGDFLSIWNYDGTMAYEDIINATEDFDIKYCIGTGGYGSVYRARLPNGKIVALKKLHRHEAEDPSFDKSFRNEVKHLTEVRHRSIIKLHGFCLHKRCMFLVYEYMERGSLFCALRNDVEAVELDWSKRLNIVWDIAHALSYLHHDCTQPIVHRDISSNNILLNNNMKAFLSDFGTAKLLEPNFSSNLTADIAGTRGYIAPELAYTLVVNEKCDVYSFGVVAMETIMGEHPGDITSTMLTSLREDMMLYKILDPRSPFPRESSVARSIVLIVSLALAGACLLEC; encoded by the exons ATGAGTTGGCCACTCCTCTCGAATCTCGCCTTTCTTGGGCTGCCTAGTAGCGACCTCACCGGTATCATTCCCCTTCAAATATGTGCGCTCCCAAAGCTCAGGCACCTCAATTTGTCCCACAATCACCTAACTGGCGATTTACCTCTTTGTCTCCAAAACCTCGCCATGTTAGAAGTCATTGACATTCATACTAATATGCTCGATAGTCCTATCCCTCCCGAATTGGGAAATCTGAAGAGGTTGATCTACCTAGACCTTAGTTTCAATGCACTTCGTGGCACGATCCCTTCGACTCTTGGTCACTTAGATTATGTCAACTTGTCGCACAATCGTCTCacgggaaaaattccaaataatttgGCCCATGTTCATTATGGAGCTTTCAACGATAATGAAGGTTTGGAAAAGGCTGATGGTCCCAAAAGAATGGCTAGGATTATACTTATGATGGTACTTATACCACTGGTGGCTATATTAGTTCTTGGGCCTTTGATAATACTCCGACGAAGAACGAAGTGCATGCGATCAGAGATAGCAACAAAAAATGGCGATTTCTTGTCAATATGGAATTACGATGGGACAATGGCATATGAAGACATAATCAATGCAACAGAAGACTTTGATATTAAATATTGCATTGGAACTGGAGGATACGGTAGTGTCTATAGAGCGCGGTTGCCCAATGGGAAGATCGTGGCATTGAAGAAACTTCACCGTCATGAAGCAGAGGACCCATCTTTTGACAAGAGCTTCCGAAATGAAGTGAAACACTTGACAGAAGTACGACACAGAAGCATAATTAAGCTCCATGGTTTTTGCTTACACAAGCGATGCATGTTCTTGGTTTATGAGTATATGGAAAGGGGGAGTCTATTTTGCGCTTTGAGAAATGACGTCGAAGCAGTGGAATTAGACTGGTCTAAAAGACTCAATATTGTTTGGGATATTGCACATGCCTTGTCTTACCTGCACCACGATTGCACGCAGCCAATTGTTCATCGTGACATATCTAGCAACAACATTTTGCTCAACAACAACATGAAGGCTTTCTTATCGGATTTCGGCACGGCAAAACTCCTAGAACCTAATTTCTCATCTAATCTCACCGCAGATATCGCAGGCACTCGTGGATATATAGCACCAG agCTCGCGTATACTTTGGTTGTTAATGAGAAATGCGACGTATATAGCTTTGGAGTGGTGGCAATGGAAACAATAATGGGTGAGCATCCAGGAGATATTACATCTACTATGTTGACATCTCTTAGAGAAGATATGATGCTATATAAAATCTTAGACCCACGGTCGCCTTTTCCGAGAGAGAGCTCTGTCGCAAGAAGTATTGTTTTGATAGTTTCTCTGGCGCTTGCTGGCGCTTGCTTGCTTGAGTGCTAA
- the LOC125312958 gene encoding probable leucine-rich repeat receptor-like protein kinase At1g35710 yields the protein MSHCEWPGISCNDSGSVVEIDMLAGSCNGSWDGGNFSSMNFSLLPNLSFLGLSDNGLAGIIPRQLCELPLRFLDLSGNNLTGEFPLCLQNLTMLEVLDIHNNGIASPFPSRLGNQKKLGYLDLSFNLLHGPILPTLGELKDLMELYLQGNSFHGSIPPEIGNLTNLIYLCMEENQYGGSIPSEIGNLKRLIWLSLGSNSFTGPIPSEIGDFKNLTYLDLSNNNFSGEIPLQLGSLVMLSYLDLRDNSLQEISVATNFWNILPRKQMQMLFVAVAGGPTSTLL from the exons ATGTCGCATTGCGAGTGGCCCGGCATTTCCTGCAATGATTCTGGAAGCGTTGTCGAAATAGACATGTTAGCAGGAAGCTGCAATGGTTCTTGGGACGGAGGGAATTTTAGCAGCATGAATTTCTCTCTGCTCCCGAATCTTAGCTTTCTTGGGCTGTCTGATAATGGCCTCGCCGGTATCATTCCTCGTCAACTATGTGAACTCCCGCTCCGGTTCCTCGACTTGTCCGGCAATAACTTGACCGGTGAGTTTCCTCTTTGTCTCCAAAACCTCACAATGTTAGAAGTTCTTGACATTCATAATAATGGAATCGCTAGTCCTTTCCCTTCTAGATTGGGAAATCAGAAGAAGCTAGGGTACCTAGATCTCAGTTTCAATTTGCTTCATGGCCCTATACTTCCAACTCTGGGGGAATTGAAGGACTTGATGGAGCTCTATTTGCAAGGGAACTCCTTCCATGGATCTATTCCCCCGGAAATTGGGAACTTGACAAACTTGATATATCTATGTATGGAAGAGAACCAATATGGCGGATCTATCCCGTCAGAAATAGGTAATTTGAAGAGATTGATTTGGTTGAGCCTGGGCTCAAACTCCTTCACTGGCCCCATTCCATCGGAAATTGGAGATTTCAAGAATCTCACTTATCTAGATTTAAGCAATAACAACTTCTCTGGAGAAATCCCTCTTCAACTTGGGAGTTTGGTCATGTTAAGCTATCTCGATCTTCGGGATAATTCTCTACAGG AGATTTCCGTGGCAACGAATTTTTGGAATATACTACCACGGAAGCAGATGCAGATGCTCTTCGTGGCAGTGGCTGGTGGCCCTACAAGTACTTTACTATGA